One genomic window of Vibrio parahaemolyticus includes the following:
- a CDS encoding type II secretion system F family protein encodes MKTTTPQLKNFRWKGVNSSGKKTSGQTLAMSEIEVRERLDAQHIKIKKLKKSSISFLTKLSHRVKGKDITVFTRQISTMLVTGVPLVQALKLVSDNHKKAEMKSILMSVTRAVEAGTPMSKAMRTASNHFDPLYTDLIATGEQSGNLAEVFERLATYREKNEQLRAKVIKALIYPAMVILVALGVSFIMLTKVIPEFEKMFVGFGAELPWFTRQVLDLSAWTQNWSPFIALGSICVFISARVLSKRSDSFRLMLNRSVLKFPVLGAVLSKAAIAKFSRTLATSFTAGIPILTSLKTTSKTSGNMHYQLAIEEVYRDTAAGMPMYVAMRNCNVFPELVLQMVMIGEESGRLDDMLNKVATIYEFEVDNTVDNLSKILEPLIIVFLGIVVGGLVTAMYLPIFNLMSVLG; translated from the coding sequence ATGAAAACTACGACACCACAATTAAAGAACTTCCGTTGGAAAGGCGTCAACAGCTCAGGGAAAAAGACCTCTGGTCAAACTCTGGCAATGAGCGAAATCGAAGTACGAGAGCGCTTAGATGCCCAGCACATCAAAATCAAAAAGCTAAAGAAAAGCAGCATCTCTTTTTTGACCAAACTTAGCCATCGCGTAAAAGGAAAGGACATCACGGTTTTCACTCGTCAAATCTCAACGATGCTAGTAACCGGTGTGCCGCTAGTACAAGCATTAAAATTGGTCTCTGATAACCACAAAAAAGCGGAAATGAAATCCATTTTGATGAGTGTAACTCGGGCTGTTGAAGCGGGTACGCCGATGTCCAAAGCGATGCGTACCGCCAGCAACCATTTTGACCCGCTATATACCGACCTGATTGCGACAGGAGAACAATCGGGCAACTTAGCCGAAGTGTTCGAACGCTTAGCTACCTACAGGGAAAAAAATGAGCAGCTTAGAGCCAAAGTGATCAAGGCTCTAATATATCCAGCCATGGTTATTCTAGTTGCACTGGGAGTATCGTTTATCATGCTAACCAAGGTCATTCCCGAGTTTGAAAAAATGTTTGTTGGCTTTGGCGCTGAATTGCCATGGTTTACAAGGCAAGTCTTAGATCTTTCCGCTTGGACACAAAACTGGAGCCCATTTATCGCACTTGGCTCCATCTGTGTATTTATCTCCGCGAGAGTACTCTCTAAGCGTTCAGATTCTTTTCGCTTAATGCTCAACCGCTCTGTGCTTAAGTTTCCAGTCCTTGGGGCAGTTTTATCGAAAGCCGCTATCGCAAAATTTAGTCGAACCCTCGCTACAAGCTTTACGGCGGGCATTCCGATTTTAACCAGTTTAAAAACCACCTCGAAAACGTCCGGAAATATGCATTATCAATTGGCTATCGAAGAGGTTTATCGCGATACCGCAGCAGGAATGCCGATGTATGTTGCAATGCGCAATTGCAACGTGTTCCCCGAGTTGGTGCTGCAAATGGTTATGATCGGCGAAGAATCCGGCCGACTTGACGATATGCTCAATAAAGTCGCCACAATTTACGAGTTTGAAGTGGACAACACCGTCGATAACCTCAGTAAAATCTTAGAACCATTAATTATCGTTTTTTTAGGTATCGTTGTCGGTGGCTTGGTCACAGCAATGTACTTGCCAATCTTTAACTTAATGAGTGTATTGGGCTAG
- a CDS encoding prepilin peptidase, which yields MEVFQYYPWLFVVFASIFGLIVGSFLNVVIYRLPKIMELEWRRECAESFPEYKIKPPQEVLTLSVPRSSCQNCATPIRIRDNIPVISWLLLKGKCHHCHTAISPRYPLIELLTAACAGFVAYHFGFSYFTVALIFFTFVLIAATFIDLDTMLLPDQLTLPLTWAGIALALTEISPVSLQDAVIGAIAGYLCLWSVYWGFKLLTGKEGMGYGDFKLLAALGAWLGWQSLPMIILLSSVVGVIFGLVQLRLQKQGIEKAFPFGPYLAIAGWVSLIWGDQILSWYFTSILGV from the coding sequence ATGGAAGTGTTCCAGTACTACCCTTGGCTATTCGTGGTGTTTGCCAGTATCTTCGGTTTAATTGTGGGTAGTTTTCTTAATGTAGTCATTTATCGGCTACCTAAAATTATGGAATTAGAATGGCGCCGTGAATGCGCCGAATCATTCCCTGAATATAAGATTAAGCCACCTCAAGAAGTTTTGACATTAAGCGTGCCTCGCTCTTCGTGCCAAAACTGCGCGACGCCAATTCGTATTCGAGACAATATTCCTGTAATCAGCTGGCTACTGTTAAAAGGAAAATGCCATCATTGTCATACCGCAATTAGTCCTCGATATCCGCTGATAGAATTACTCACTGCTGCGTGCGCTGGTTTTGTGGCTTATCATTTCGGCTTTAGCTACTTTACGGTTGCGTTAATCTTTTTCACATTTGTCTTAATAGCCGCGACTTTTATCGATCTCGATACTATGCTGCTACCGGACCAATTAACATTACCATTAACTTGGGCTGGCATTGCGTTAGCATTAACAGAAATAAGCCCTGTTAGTCTACAAGACGCCGTAATTGGTGCGATTGCCGGTTATTTGTGTCTTTGGTCAGTATATTGGGGGTTCAAACTGCTTACTGGTAAAGAAGGCATGGGTTACGGTGATTTTAAATTGCTGGCTGCCCTTGGCGCTTGGCTAGGATGGCAATCATTACCAATGATCATCCTACTTTCTTCCGTCGTCGGTGTGATATTCGGGCTAGTCCAGTTACGACTACAAAAACAAGGTATAGAGAAAGCTTTCCCTTTCGGCCCATATTTAGCGATTGCAGGATGGGTAAGCTTAATCTGGGGCGATCAAATTCTAAGTTGGTACTTCACGTCAATTTTAGGGGTGTAA
- the coaE gene encoding dephospho-CoA kinase (Dephospho-CoA kinase (CoaE) performs the final step in coenzyme A biosynthesis.): protein MALVIGLTGGIASGKTTVANLFKQQFKIDIVDADIVAREVVEPGTPGLNAIIQHFGQDITHDDNTLDRAKLREKIFSNPEEKAWLNALLHPIIREKMIEDLQQVTSDYALLVVPLLVENNLDSLCDRVLVVDVEPETQISRTVKRDNVSEEQAHAILASQASRQQRLDIADDVVKNNPNDPDLLLQITDLHEKYLAMCKKNLRK from the coding sequence ATGGCTTTGGTAATAGGCTTAACGGGTGGTATCGCCAGCGGTAAAACTACCGTAGCGAATCTGTTCAAGCAGCAGTTTAAAATTGATATTGTCGATGCAGATATTGTCGCACGAGAAGTCGTCGAACCTGGAACTCCCGGGTTAAATGCAATCATTCAACATTTTGGTCAAGACATTACGCATGACGACAACACCTTAGATCGTGCCAAGTTACGCGAAAAAATCTTTTCTAATCCAGAAGAAAAAGCTTGGCTCAATGCATTGTTACATCCGATCATTCGAGAAAAAATGATAGAAGACCTTCAACAGGTCACGTCGGATTATGCATTATTGGTCGTGCCATTGCTCGTTGAAAACAACCTCGATAGTTTGTGCGATCGTGTCCTCGTTGTAGATGTAGAACCTGAAACTCAAATTTCTCGCACCGTTAAACGCGACAACGTAAGCGAAGAGCAAGCACATGCGATTCTCGCCTCTCAAGCTTCAAGACAGCAGAGACTCGATATCGCTGACGATGTGGTTAAAAACAATCCAAATGACCCAGATCTTTTGCTTCAAATCACAGATTTGCACGAAAAGTACCTAGCCATGTGTAAGAAAAATCTGCGAAAATAG
- the zapD gene encoding cell division protein ZapD, which yields MTTHKFEHPLNEKTRIYLRVESLLRQAHLASGFADNHQYQLFFRALFDMVEIFEQIQLKSELAKDLEKQRLSYRHWLNVEGVDQEALNSLLNEIDVVHSQLMGAERFGQALKEDRFLSSIRQRFNLPGGSCCFDLPALHYWLHLPIERKKHDANQWQKSLKPLSDALTLWLKLARETGHFKAQIARAGFFQSDADEANILRLHIPMKYGVYPMISGHKNRFAIKFMAFENGQACTQDVEFELAVCS from the coding sequence ATGACCACGCACAAATTTGAACATCCGTTAAATGAGAAAACTCGTATTTATCTAAGAGTAGAGTCTCTGCTGCGTCAGGCTCACTTGGCCTCTGGTTTTGCCGATAATCACCAGTATCAACTTTTTTTCCGTGCTCTTTTTGACATGGTAGAGATCTTCGAGCAGATCCAACTAAAAAGTGAATTGGCTAAAGATCTTGAGAAACAGCGCCTCTCCTATCGCCATTGGCTAAATGTAGAAGGTGTTGATCAAGAAGCCCTCAATTCGTTACTCAATGAAATTGATGTGGTTCATAGTCAATTAATGGGTGCAGAGCGTTTTGGTCAAGCGTTAAAAGAAGATCGCTTCCTTAGCTCTATTCGCCAACGTTTCAATCTGCCAGGTGGCTCGTGCTGCTTTGATTTACCAGCATTACATTACTGGCTTCATCTGCCTATTGAACGTAAAAAGCATGATGCCAACCAATGGCAAAAGAGTTTGAAACCGCTTTCCGATGCGCTCACCTTGTGGCTAAAGCTTGCTCGTGAAACCGGTCATTTTAAAGCCCAAATCGCGCGCGCAGGATTCTTCCAAAGTGACGCAGATGAAGCAAATATCCTCCGACTTCATATTCCTATGAAGTATGGCGTCTACCCTATGATTTCAGGTCATAAAAATCGTTTTGCGATTAAATTTATGGCTTTTGAAAATGGTCAGGCATGCACACAAGATGTCGAGTTTGAATTAGCCGTTTGTAGCTAA
- the yacG gene encoding DNA gyrase inhibitor YacG, with protein MSKITIVQCPQCGTDVEWGEQSPHRPFCSKKCQMIDFGEWADEENAIAGAPDMSDSDGWSEDQY; from the coding sequence ATGTCTAAAATTACTATCGTTCAATGCCCTCAATGTGGTACCGACGTTGAATGGGGAGAACAAAGTCCTCATCGCCCTTTCTGTAGTAAAAAATGCCAAATGATCGATTTTGGTGAATGGGCAGATGAAGAAAATGCCATTGCTGGCGCCCCAGATATGTCAGACAGTGACGGCTGGTCAGAAGATCAATACTAG
- the rplS gene encoding 50S ribosomal protein L19, whose product MSNIIKALEEEQMKSGLPKFAPGDTVVVQVKVKEGDRERLQAFEGVVIAIRNRGLHSAFTVRKISNGEGVERTFQTHSPIVDSIEVKRRGAVRRAKLYYLRERSGKSARIKEKLAKK is encoded by the coding sequence ATGAGTAACATCATCAAGGCTCTTGAAGAAGAGCAAATGAAATCAGGCCTACCTAAATTTGCACCAGGTGACACTGTTGTAGTTCAGGTTAAAGTTAAAGAAGGTGACCGTGAGCGTCTACAGGCTTTCGAAGGCGTTGTAATCGCAATCCGTAACCGTGGCCTGCACTCTGCTTTCACTGTACGTAAGATCTCTAACGGTGAAGGTGTTGAGCGTACGTTCCAAACACACTCTCCAATCGTTGATAGCATCGAAGTTAAACGCCGTGGTGCAGTACGTCGTGCCAAGTTGTACTACCTACGCGAGCGTTCTGGTAAGTCAGCTCGTATCAAAGAGAAACTTGCTAAGAAGTAA
- the trmD gene encoding tRNA (guanosine(37)-N1)-methyltransferase TrmD translates to MWVGVISLFPEMFRSVTDFGVTGQAVKKGLLSIETWNPRDFTHDKHRTVDDRPYGGGPGMLMMVQPLRDAIHTAKKASPGKTKVIYLSPQGRKLDQKGVEELATNENLLLICGRYEGVDERIIQSEVDEEWSIGDFVMTGGEIPAMTLIDSVSRFIPGVLGDFASAEEDSFANGLLDCPHYTRPEVLDDKEVPSVLMSGNHKDIRQWRLKQSLGRTWLRRPELLENLALTDEQEQLLAEFISEHNAK, encoded by the coding sequence ATGTGGGTTGGCGTTATTAGCCTTTTTCCTGAAATGTTCCGTTCTGTTACTGATTTTGGAGTAACAGGTCAAGCGGTTAAAAAAGGTCTTTTGTCGATTGAGACATGGAATCCTCGCGATTTCACTCACGACAAACATCGCACTGTCGATGACCGACCTTACGGTGGTGGCCCTGGTATGTTAATGATGGTTCAGCCTTTACGCGATGCCATTCATACCGCTAAGAAAGCCTCACCGGGTAAGACGAAAGTCATTTACCTATCTCCTCAAGGTCGTAAGCTCGACCAAAAAGGAGTCGAAGAACTGGCAACAAATGAGAATTTGCTTCTGATTTGTGGTCGTTATGAAGGGGTAGATGAGCGCATCATTCAATCTGAAGTCGACGAAGAATGGTCGATTGGGGATTTTGTGATGACGGGTGGTGAGATACCAGCCATGACGTTAATTGATTCTGTATCTCGGTTTATTCCGGGCGTATTAGGAGATTTTGCGTCAGCAGAAGAAGATTCTTTTGCTAATGGCTTGCTAGATTGCCCTCACTATACGCGTCCAGAAGTATTGGATGACAAAGAGGTGCCATCGGTACTGATGTCAGGCAATCACAAGGACATTCGTCAATGGCGACTAAAGCAGTCGCTGGGCCGAACTTGGCTTAGAAGACCAGAGCTCCTGGAAAACCTAGCTCTGACTGACGAACAGGAACAATTACTTGCAGAGTTCATTAGTGAGCATAATGCAAAGTAA
- the rimM gene encoding ribosome maturation factor RimM (Essential for efficient processing of 16S rRNA): MSMKGKETMSNEKIVVGKFGATYGIRGWLKVFSYTDNAESIFDYSPWYINQKGKWVEYKVESWKRHNKGMVAKLEGMDVREDAHLMTNFEIAIDPAVLPELSEDEFYWRELFGMHVVTTKGYDLGVVTDMLETGSNDVLVVKANLKDAFGQKERLIPFLEEQVIIKVDREAQRIEVDWDPGF; this comes from the coding sequence ATGTCGATGAAAGGTAAAGAAACAATGAGCAACGAAAAGATTGTTGTAGGCAAGTTTGGTGCTACTTACGGCATTCGAGGTTGGCTTAAGGTTTTTTCCTACACAGACAATGCTGAAAGCATTTTCGATTACAGCCCTTGGTATATTAACCAAAAGGGCAAGTGGGTTGAGTACAAAGTAGAAAGCTGGAAGCGCCATAACAAAGGTATGGTGGCTAAGCTGGAAGGCATGGATGTTCGTGAAGACGCGCATTTAATGACTAACTTTGAAATTGCTATTGACCCTGCAGTACTTCCTGAATTGTCAGAAGATGAATTCTACTGGCGTGAATTGTTTGGAATGCACGTAGTAACCACTAAAGGTTACGATCTAGGTGTCGTTACTGACATGCTAGAAACTGGCTCAAACGATGTTCTGGTTGTTAAAGCAAATCTTAAAGATGCTTTCGGGCAAAAGGAACGACTAATTCCGTTCCTTGAAGAGCAAGTGATCATCAAAGTTGATCGCGAAGCTCAACGGATCGAAGTTGACTGGGATCCTGGATTCTAA
- the rpsP gene encoding 30S ribosomal protein S16, whose translation MVTIRLARHGAKKRPFYQIVVADSRNAATGRFIEKVGFFNPTAKGQEEGLRLDLDRVNHWVGQGASVSDRVAKLVKDAQKAA comes from the coding sequence ATGGTAACCATTCGTTTGGCACGTCACGGCGCTAAGAAGCGTCCATTTTATCAAATCGTAGTAGCGGACAGCCGCAACGCTGCAACTGGCCGTTTCATCGAGAAAGTTGGTTTCTTCAACCCAACTGCTAAAGGTCAAGAAGAAGGTCTACGTCTAGACCTAGACCGCGTTAACCACTGGGTTGGTCAAGGCGCGTCTGTATCTGACCGCGTTGCTAAGCTAGTTAAAGACGCTCAAAAAGCGGCTTAA
- the ffh gene encoding signal recognition particle protein — protein sequence MFENLTDRLSKTLKNISGKGRLTEDNIKETLREVRMALLEADVALPVVREFVNRVKEKAVGVEVSKSLTPGQEFIKIVQAELEAVMGESNEALNLAAQPPAVLLMAGLQGAGKTTSVGKLSKLLKERDKKKVLVVSADVYRPAAIKQLETLASDIGVDFFPSSPDQKPLDIANAAIDHAKKKFYDVLIVDTAGRLAIDEEMMGEIKDLHSAINPVETLFVVDAMTGQDAANTAKAFGDALPLTGVILTKVDGDARGGAALSVRHITGKPIKFLGVGEKTDALEPFHPDRVASRILGMGDVLSLIEDLQRNVDQEKAEKLAKKFKEKKGFDLEDFREQLGQMQNMGGMMGMLDKLPGMSQLPSDVKDKVDDKMFKQMEAIISSMTMKERQRPEIIKGSRKKRIAAGSGVQVQDVNRLLKQFTQMQKMMKKMQKGGMKGMMRNMQGMMGGMGGGGGFNPFGR from the coding sequence ATGTTTGAGAATTTAACGGATCGATTATCCAAAACGCTGAAAAATATCAGTGGCAAAGGTCGTCTGACCGAAGACAACATTAAAGAAACCCTACGTGAAGTTCGTATGGCCCTTTTAGAGGCTGACGTTGCACTTCCTGTTGTTCGCGAATTCGTAAACCGCGTTAAAGAAAAAGCGGTTGGCGTAGAAGTTTCTAAATCCTTAACTCCGGGCCAAGAATTCATCAAGATCGTTCAAGCAGAGCTTGAAGCGGTAATGGGTGAGTCTAACGAAGCGCTTAACCTAGCAGCACAGCCGCCAGCAGTACTTTTGATGGCAGGTCTACAAGGTGCGGGTAAAACCACATCGGTAGGTAAGCTATCTAAGCTTCTAAAAGAGCGCGATAAGAAGAAAGTGCTTGTGGTGTCTGCCGACGTTTACCGTCCTGCGGCGATCAAACAGTTAGAAACACTAGCATCAGACATCGGTGTCGACTTCTTCCCATCTTCACCAGATCAAAAGCCACTTGATATTGCTAACGCAGCAATCGACCACGCGAAGAAGAAATTCTACGACGTATTAATTGTCGATACCGCGGGTCGTTTGGCTATCGATGAAGAAATGATGGGGGAGATCAAAGATCTTCACTCAGCTATCAATCCTGTTGAGACGCTGTTCGTTGTTGATGCAATGACAGGTCAAGATGCGGCGAATACAGCAAAAGCCTTTGGTGATGCACTACCACTTACTGGTGTGATTCTTACTAAGGTTGATGGTGATGCGCGTGGTGGTGCTGCGCTGTCAGTTCGTCATATCACGGGCAAGCCAATTAAGTTCTTAGGTGTCGGTGAGAAAACTGACGCACTAGAACCATTCCACCCAGACCGAGTAGCATCACGTATTCTTGGCATGGGCGACGTTCTGTCTTTGATTGAAGACCTACAACGCAATGTTGACCAAGAAAAAGCAGAGAAGCTAGCGAAGAAGTTCAAAGAGAAGAAAGGTTTCGACCTTGAAGACTTCCGTGAACAGCTAGGTCAAATGCAAAACATGGGTGGCATGATGGGCATGCTAGACAAGCTACCAGGTATGTCTCAGCTACCATCTGACGTGAAAGACAAAGTCGATGACAAGATGTTCAAGCAAATGGAAGCGATCATCAGCTCAATGACGATGAAAGAGCGTCAACGTCCTGAAATCATTAAAGGCTCGCGTAAAAAGCGTATCGCTGCAGGTTCAGGTGTACAGGTTCAAGATGTTAACCGTCTACTGAAGCAGTTCACCCAAATGCAGAAGATGATGAAGAAAATGCAGAAGGGCGGCATGAAAGGCATGATGCGTAACATGCAAGGCATGATGGGCGGTATGGGTGGAGGCGGCGGCTTCAATCCATTTGGTCGATAA
- a CDS encoding cytochrome C assembly family protein: MDSLIAIAAAMLYVLAIATIIPGLSQQSGIKAKTVFASAACALVFHAWILSDLIFDGSGQNLSILNVASLISFIISLVMSIAMLKNRLWFLLPVVYSFAAINLTAATFLPSTFVKHLENDPKLLIHISFALFSYATLTIGALYALQLAWLDHKLKAKKSLAINPNLPPLLMVERQLFKIILIGNLLLTGTLITGFVFVQDMFAQGKAHKGILSFIAWIVYSILLWGHYHKGWRGRKVTWFAVAGATLLTLAYFGSRFVKEIILN; encoded by the coding sequence ATGGATAGCTTAATTGCCATCGCGGCCGCCATGCTCTACGTTTTGGCGATTGCGACCATCATACCTGGACTCTCTCAACAGTCAGGAATCAAAGCAAAAACAGTGTTTGCCAGTGCTGCCTGTGCGCTTGTTTTTCATGCGTGGATTTTGAGTGACCTGATATTTGATGGTTCTGGTCAAAACCTGAGTATTCTTAACGTCGCGTCTTTGATCAGTTTTATTATTTCGCTGGTCATGAGCATTGCAATGTTGAAAAACCGACTGTGGTTTTTATTGCCTGTCGTTTATAGCTTTGCTGCCATCAACTTAACTGCTGCCACATTTTTACCAAGCACGTTTGTCAAGCACTTAGAAAATGACCCGAAGCTGCTCATTCATATCTCTTTTGCACTATTTTCCTATGCAACGCTCACCATCGGCGCTTTGTACGCGCTGCAATTGGCTTGGCTCGATCACAAATTAAAAGCGAAGAAGTCGCTGGCTATTAACCCTAATTTACCACCGCTTTTAATGGTTGAACGTCAGCTATTTAAAATCATTCTGATTGGTAACTTACTGCTGACAGGCACACTCATCACTGGTTTTGTGTTTGTACAAGACATGTTTGCGCAAGGCAAAGCGCATAAAGGTATTCTTTCCTTCATTGCGTGGATCGTTTATTCCATCTTACTTTGGGGCCACTACCATAAAGGTTGGCGCGGTCGAAAAGTAACGTGGTTTGCGGTTGCTGGTGCGACGTTATTAACGTTGGCCTATTTTGGCAGTCGTTTTGTAAAAGAAATCATCTTGAATTAA
- a CDS encoding HlyC/CorC family transporter, with protein MDDISTGILFALLACLIVISGYFSGSETGMMSLNRYRLKHLAKSGHKGAKRVEKLLDRPDRLIGLILIGNNLVNILASAIATIIGMRLYGDLGVAIATGALTMVVLVFAEVTPKTVAALYPERVSYASSILLTILMKVLSPLVMLVNFITNGFIRLLGVKADHTVEDHLSSEELRTVVNEAGGLIPRRHQDMLVSILDLEHVTVNDIMVPRNEITGIDINDDWKSIVRQLTHSPHGRIVFYRDQIDEVVGMLRLREAYRLMLEKNEFNKETLLRAADEVYYIPEGTPLNVQMLKFQRNKQRIGLIVDEYGDIIGLITLEDILEEIIGEFTTSISPSLSDEISPQGDGSFLIEGSTNIRDINKGLKWDLPTDGPRTLNGLILEHLEDIPESHLSVRVAGHPMEIVEIEENRIKLVRVYPKKKKSTSK; from the coding sequence TTGGACGACATATCTACGGGTATCTTATTTGCGCTACTCGCGTGTCTTATCGTCATATCAGGTTATTTTTCTGGTTCAGAAACAGGGATGATGTCTTTGAACCGTTACCGCTTGAAGCACTTAGCGAAAAGTGGGCATAAGGGCGCCAAACGTGTCGAAAAGTTATTAGACCGACCAGATCGCTTGATTGGTCTTATTCTTATCGGCAACAACCTCGTGAACATTCTTGCTTCAGCAATTGCGACCATCATCGGCATGCGCCTATACGGCGATTTAGGTGTCGCGATCGCAACGGGTGCGCTAACTATGGTTGTCTTGGTGTTTGCCGAAGTCACACCAAAAACCGTTGCAGCGCTGTATCCAGAGCGTGTTTCCTACGCGAGCAGCATCTTGCTCACTATCCTAATGAAAGTGCTATCACCGCTCGTAATGCTGGTGAACTTTATTACTAATGGTTTCATTCGTTTGCTTGGCGTGAAAGCTGATCACACGGTAGAGGATCATCTGAGTTCGGAAGAGTTACGCACGGTCGTAAATGAAGCTGGCGGACTTATCCCTCGTCGACACCAAGACATGTTGGTGTCTATTCTCGATCTCGAACACGTTACTGTAAATGACATTATGGTGCCACGTAATGAGATTACGGGTATCGATATTAACGATGACTGGAAATCCATTGTTCGTCAGTTAACACACTCGCCACACGGTCGAATCGTTTTTTATCGCGACCAAATCGATGAAGTGGTTGGTATGCTGCGTTTACGTGAAGCGTACCGTTTGATGCTAGAAAAGAACGAGTTCAACAAAGAGACGTTACTACGCGCGGCAGATGAAGTGTATTACATTCCTGAAGGCACGCCGCTGAACGTACAAATGTTGAAGTTCCAACGCAACAAGCAGCGCATCGGTCTGATCGTAGACGAGTACGGTGATATCATCGGTCTAATCACTCTTGAAGACATCCTAGAAGAGATCATTGGTGAGTTCACGACGTCTATTTCTCCTAGTTTGTCTGATGAAATCAGCCCACAAGGCGATGGTAGTTTCTTAATTGAAGGCAGCACCAATATCCGCGATATCAACAAAGGTTTGAAATGGGATTTACCTACCGATGGCCCTAGAACCTTGAATGGTCTGATTTTGGAACACCTAGAAGATATTCCAGAGAGTCATTTAAGTGTCCGTGTCGCGGGCCACCCAATGGAAATTGTTGAAATCGAAGAAAACCGAATCAAGCTAGTTCGAGTCTATCCGAAGAAGAAAAAATCAACGTCCAAATAA
- the luxS gene encoding S-ribosylhomocysteine lyase: MPLLDSFTVDHTRMNAPAVRVAKTMQTPKGDTITVFDLRFTAPNKDILSEKGIHTLEHLYAGFMRNHLNGDSVEIIDISPMGCRTGFYMSLIGTPSEQQVADAWLASMEDVLKVESQNKIPELNEYQCGTAAMHSLEEAQQIAKNILAAGVSVNKNDELALPESMLKELRVD, from the coding sequence ATGCCTTTACTCGATAGCTTCACCGTAGACCACACTCGCATGAATGCACCAGCAGTGCGTGTCGCGAAAACCATGCAAACTCCAAAAGGAGATACCATTACGGTTTTCGACTTACGCTTCACTGCGCCTAACAAAGACATTCTTTCAGAGAAAGGCATTCATACACTAGAGCACTTGTACGCAGGTTTCATGCGCAATCACCTAAATGGTGACAGTGTGGAAATCATTGATATCTCACCGATGGGATGTCGCACTGGTTTTTACATGAGTCTCATTGGTACGCCTTCTGAACAGCAAGTCGCAGACGCATGGCTTGCTTCTATGGAAGATGTGCTAAAAGTGGAAAGCCAGAACAAAATCCCTGAGCTAAATGAGTACCAGTGTGGTACTGCAGCGATGCATTCTTTAGAAGAAGCACAGCAAATTGCCAAGAACATTCTAGCCGCAGGTGTGTCTGTTAATAAAAACGACGAGTTGGCTTTGCCAGAATCAATGCTAAAAGAGCTGCGCGTAGACTAA
- a CDS encoding transglycosylase SLT domain-containing protein, with translation MNIKPLVVSVLGSVLLAGCATAPPKQQDNLCEIFREKSGWYDDAKDMEKEWGTPIHVAMAIIKQESSFRHDAKPPKDYVLGFIPWGRVSSAYGYAQAQDPAWDDFQDSTGQGGSRTNFDDSIMFVGWYTHETRRQLGISLWDPYNQYLAYHEGRGGYKRGTYKRKPSLMKVARRVEQTAKTYGWQLKQCRQELEDNSSWFF, from the coding sequence TTGAACATTAAGCCGTTGGTTGTATCGGTGCTAGGAAGTGTGTTGCTTGCGGGATGTGCGACAGCGCCACCAAAACAGCAAGATAACCTATGTGAGATATTCCGAGAAAAATCTGGTTGGTATGATGATGCGAAAGATATGGAAAAAGAGTGGGGAACGCCCATTCATGTTGCCATGGCCATCATCAAGCAGGAAAGCAGTTTCCGCCATGATGCCAAACCACCCAAAGATTACGTATTGGGTTTCATTCCTTGGGGACGCGTAAGCAGTGCGTATGGCTATGCACAGGCTCAAGATCCAGCTTGGGATGACTTCCAAGATTCCACCGGGCAAGGTGGTTCGCGCACCAATTTTGATGATTCGATAATGTTTGTTGGGTGGTATACCCACGAGACTCGTCGCCAGTTAGGCATTTCATTGTGGGACCCTTATAACCAGTATCTGGCCTATCATGAAGGGCGAGGCGGTTATAAACGTGGAACTTACAAAAGAAAGCCTAGTTTGATGAAAGTGGCTCGGCGAGTTGAGCAAACCGCAAAGACTTATGGCTGGCAGCTGAAACAATGTCGTCAGGAATTGGAAGACAACAGCAGCTGGTTCTTTTAA